The nucleotide sequence GCGAGGCAGGATCGGCAGGTGGTCGGTTACCTTGACAATACCCGCGCCTGCCAGTTCGGCGAGTCCGGGACCGAGCGATTTCACCTTAAGCCGGCGGGCGAGGGCGCTCTCCAGCAGTTGACGTTCCCGCCTATCCTCGAGAAGTTGCAGGAGCTTGATCTGGAACCGGGTAAAATTATTCAGCAGGGGGATTTCATCGACCAGCATCCGCACCATCCGGTCGCCAACCCGCAGGAAAATGCCGGGAACCACCGCGCGCAGGGCCTCGCCCGGCTCACAGAGGTAGTACTCGCCGATCCAGCGGGCCAGCTCCAGGAGTTCGGACGGCACCAGCGGGCGCTCGTCGATCACGGCCGAGAGTTTCTTGAGCCGGACGCCGGCCGGCGGAACGGTTCCCGTTTCGGTGACAACTCCGGTCAGCACCCGCCGTCCCAGGCTGCCGACCACCCGGCAACCCGCGGCCAGTTCCCCCTCGAACCCGTCGGGCAGGAGGTAGGTGTACGGCCCTCCTCCGGGGATTGGATAGACCACATCGGCAGTGCGGTATTTCTGGACGGATTGTGTCATCGGTGAGGACAGCAATGGTTGAGTAAGTTCATCGTTCAACCGGAAAAAGTATCCGCGGCGGCCATGCCTGCCAGCCGGGCCAGACCCTCAAGACCAACGCGGCCTCCGGGTTGTAAATCGTCGGGGATATCCGCGCCGCTGTAAACTTCCAGCTCCGCGCCGCCGGAATCGTGGTGGACCCCGCAGACTACCGCTACCGGTATGCCTGCGATTCGCGCGCGTTTCAGCACCCCGCTGATTGCCTTGCCGCCCATGCTCTGGGAGTCGAACGAACCCTCGCCGGTAATCACGAGAGTCGCACCACGCAGGAGTTCGTCGAAATTCAAGGTGTCGAGCACGTACTCGATCCCGCTGATCAGACCGCCGCCCAGGAACGCCGCCACAGCCGCGCCCAGTCCTCCGGCGGCCCCGGCCCCCGGCATGGCGGCGAGATCGGCTCCCAGGTCCTCTTTCATGCGCAGGGCGAGATT is from Candidatus Glassbacteria bacterium and encodes:
- a CDS encoding glycerate kinase codes for the protein CALPISRSSGLSLLQPDERNPWEVGTFGLGQVIAAALKHGVNGLVVTLGGSATVDGGVGMARALGWRFYDSESRRIETEGGRVLEQIARIDPDGADSRLQGLRVRALCDVTNPLLGPDGAARVFGPQKGAGPEMVEALETGLANLALRMKEDLGADLAAMPGAGAAGGLGAAVAAFLGGGLISGIEYVLDTLNFDELLRGATLVITGEGSFDSQSMGGKAISGVLKRARIAGIPVAVVCGVHHDSGGAELEVYSGADIPDDLQPGGRVGLEGLARLAGMAAADTFSG